A stretch of Buteo buteo chromosome 21, bButBut1.hap1.1, whole genome shotgun sequence DNA encodes these proteins:
- the SETD5 gene encoding histone-lysine N-methyltransferase SETD5 isoform X5 — protein sequence MSRGKVIRLRRRKQDNVSGGDSSATESWDEELSPSTVLYTATQHTPTSITLTVNRVRRSKPKKRKRSTEKARTAPKAKKIKAFREGSRKSLRMKNSPSEAHALDENTAEGWENRIRLWTDQYEEAFTNQYSADVQNLLERHLNSNKEYVGKTAMLDTINKTELACNNTVIGSQMQLQLGRVTRVQKHRKILRAARDLALDTLIIEYRGKVMLRQQFEVNGHFFKKPYPFVLFYSKFNGVEMCVDARTFGNDARFIRRSCTPNAEVRHVIADGMIHLCIYAVATIAKDTEVTIAFDYEYNICNYKVDCACHKGNRNCPVQKRSPNAAEHLPPPVLGTLIGAETRRRKARRKELEMEQQGIASDENSSQQMEEVPEGPAAVSDNEVAEKEEKQEGEKEEPVDEQGALVHSRRSREDRKVEAIMHMFENLEKRKRRREQPSDRNSTDAEISTNSEAPELEEIKTETPETEDGSSALSAAAPNVSNSNSNTGVNTRRSSQVVDAVPEKTVTKPAPAKPSRPRPKSRFSRYRTSSAQRLRRQKQASSQQAELAQAVPEEGSTASLVTTTDVSNVEGPGEGRQLMGSDPTAILAAGSQSNRAAVKYPKTKKYLVTEWLNDKAEKQECPIECPLRITTDPTVLATTLNMLPGLIHSPLICTTPKHYIRFGSPFNPERRRRPFLLDGIYSSCKKRWIKQALEEGMTQTSPAPQENRTQCLYQSNENSSSSSICKDDTDLLSPLKKWKSRYLMEQNVKKLLRPLSPITPPPPLPLVPGSVSPQLATPCSSLPGEEESRNGYGMMFSPIPSLAASRCNTPLQFENVSSPESSPAHRPESMSPELCLRSDLDLKGGYLDSSANTCPERPSLLSFGSSDLAPQPSINSTSEMNFPGKSGEAQMLLRSSDQAFRTEFNLMYAFSPLNAMPRVDGLLRGSAPLGERKPMNSEAGCCSSPAEGYFSRQESGLLKETVHGSMSPCSERACEGVRSAPQNPPQRKKVSLLEYRKRKQEAKEGGDSMRCTGTPTRQGSSSSVTDTDGNSLPGSVVRTPSSPQSGFSPSHPSLPHVEDISPPDSRGASSSTSLSKSQENISSRWMVPTSVERLREGRGILEKVLRSGAKVSQRNESSPTCDSAVERDADTAGDDTSEAHKGPGPAVYSPSRYSYQLLQSDSPQAESQTLLQQSSSPYRGHLTPSPGYSYRAAAQRTGHSLSHGSSETSFSSTSYSSPAHSVSTDSSALFAGNSGYYSSQQHSGSGSGSLLKKSCPAAASPAQQTAVDSLSSESGSQPCTGASGSTSAPQSARSLQSDLRTISLPNSGQSVLYQGSRGAVISNAQHYPHRGGSSVHQYRLQQLQGSGVKTQTGLS from the exons AATTCCCCTTCTGAAGCACATGCCTTGGatgaaaacacagctgaaggGTGGGAGAATCGCATACGACTCTGGACAGATCAGTACGAAGAAGCCTTTACTAACCAGTACAGTGCTGATGTACAGAACTTGTTGGAGCGTCATCTAAACTCTAATAAAGAATACGTGGGGAAAACTGCTATGCTGGACACAATCAACAAAACAGAGTTGGCCTGCAATAATACTGTTATTGGGTCCCAGATGCAG ctgcagctgggaagggtGACTCGTGTTCAGAAGCACCGGAAGATCCTGAGGGCAGCAAGAGACTTGGCACTAGATACCCTCATAATTGAGTATCGAGGGAAGGTTATGTTACGACAGCAATTCGAGGTCAATGGGCATTTCTTCAAAAA GCCATATCCCTTTGTGCTGTTCTACTCCAAGTTCAATGGCGTTGAAATGTGTGTTGATGCCCGCACCTTTGGTAATGATGCCAGGTTCATCAGGCGTTCCTGCACTCCAAATGCAGAG GTTCGTCATGTGATTGCTGATGGGATGATCCACCTGTGTATCTATGCTGTTGCCACCATTGCCAAGGACACAGAGGTTACCATCGCCTTTGACTATGAGTACAACATCTG CAACTATAAAGTGGACTGTGCGTGTCACAAGGGGAACCGGAATTGCCCTGTGCAGAAACGTAGCCCAAATGCTGCAGAACACCTACCTCCACCTGTTTTAGGCACACTGATTGGGGCAGAAACACGCCGGCGAAAAGCCCGTCGAAAGGAACTAGAAATGGAACAGCAGGGCATTGCATCAGATGAGAACAGCAGTCAACAAATGGAGGAAGTTCCTGAGGGACCTGCAGCAGTCAGTGACAATGAG GtggcagagaaggaggagaaacaagaaggggagaaggaggagccTGTAGATGAACAGGGAGCCTTGGTCCACAGCCGCCGG TCCCGGGAAGACAGGAAGGTAGAAGCCATCATGCACATGTTTGAAaacttggaaaagagaaagaggagacgAGAGCAACCATCAGACCGTAACAGTACTGATGCTGAAATCAGCACCAATTCTGAAGCTCCTGAgctggaggaaataaaaacagagactCCTGAAACTGAAGATGGAAGTTCAgcactgagtgctgctgctccAAATGTTTCTAACAGTAACAGCAATACTGGGGTGAACACACGACGGTCTTCACAAGTAGTG GATGCTGTCCCTGAAAAAACAGTTACTAAGCCAGCTCCAGCCAAACCCTCCAGACCCCGACCGAAAAGTCGCTTCTCTCGATACCGGACCAGTTCAGCACAAAGACTGAGAAGGCAGAAACAAGCCAGTTCCCAGCAAGCTGAACTCGCACAGGCTGTCCCAGAGGAAGGAAGCACTGCCAGCTTGGTAACCACAACAGATGTCAGCAATGTAGAAGGTCCAGGAGAAGGCAGACAGTTGATGGGATCTGACCCAACTGCTATCCTGGCTGCAGGATCTCAGTCTAATCGAGCTGCAGTAAAGTACCCCAAAACTAAAAAG TATCTTGTTACAGAATGGCTGAATGACaaggcagaaaagcaggagtGCCCTATTGAATGCCCTCTGCGCATTACTACAGACCCAACAGTTTTGGCAACTACCTTAAATATGTTGCCAGGTCTCATCCACTCTCCGCTGATTTGTACCACACCTAAACACTACATTCGTTTTGGTTCACCTTTCAATCCTGAGAGACGTCGAAGGCCCTTTCTGTTGGATGGAATTTACAGTTCCTGTAAAAAG CGCTGGATCAAACAAGCCCTGGAAGAGGGGATGACTCAGACCTCACCAGCTCCGCAAGAGAACAGAACCCAGTGTCTATACCAAAGTAACGAGAACAGCAGTTCTTCCAGCATCTGCAAAGATGACACAG ACTTGCTGAGTCCCCTGAAGAAATGGAAGTCTCGCTACTTGATGGAGCAGAATGTTAAGAAGTTGCTGAGGCCGCTGTCTCCCATCactcctccacctcccctcccTTTGGTTCCTGGCTCAGTGAGCCCACAGCTGGCTACACCCTGCTCATCACTgccaggagaggaggagagtcGCAATGGTTATGGCATGATGTTCTCACCAATTCCTTCTCTGGCTGCTAGTCGCTGCAATACTCCACTACAGTTTGAG AACGTATCCTCCCCTGAGAGTTCCCCTGCGCATAGGCCTGAGTCCATGTCACCTGAG ctctgccttcGATCCGACCTGGATTTGAAGGGTGGGTACCTGGATTCCAGTGCAAACACCTGCCCAGAACGGCCATCGCtgctcagctttggatcctcTGATCTGGCTCCACAACCCTCCATAAACTCTACTTCAGAGATGAACTTCCCAGGGAAAAGTGGGGAAGCACAGATGCTGCTACGAAGCTCTGATCAGGCTTTTCGGACAGAGTTTAATTTAATGTATGCCTTCTCCCCATTGAACGCTATGCCACGTGTAGATGGGTTGTTGCGGGGATCTGCTCCTTTGGGAGAGAGGAAGCCAATGAATTCGGAAGCAGGATgctgcagctctcctgctgAAGGATATTTCAGCAGACAAGAGTCAGGGCTGCTTAAAGAGACAGTGCATGGATCCATGTCTCCCTGCAGCGAGAGGGCTTGTGAAGGCGTCAGATCTGCTCCCCAGAATCCACCACAAAGGAAGAAG gtATCTCTACTAGAATACCGCAAGCGGAAACAAGAAGCCAAGGAGGGAGGCGATTCAATGCGATGTACAGGGACTCCTACCCGACAGGGCAGCAGCAGTTCTGTGACTGACACAGATGGCAACAGCCTGCCGGGTTCCGTAGTACGAACCCCGTCCTCCCCACAAAGTGGCTTCTCCCCTTCtcatccctccctgcctcatGTAGAGGACATCAGCCCACCAGACTCGAGGGGGGCTAGTTCCTCAACATCACTCAGCAAATCCCAGGAGAACATCAGCAGTAGGTG GATGGTCCCAACATCAGTGGAGAGGCTTCGAGAGGGCCGAGGCATACTTGAGAAGGTGCTGCGTAGTGGTGCAAAGGTATCCCAGAGAAATGAATCCTCACCTACCTGTGACAGTGCTGTTGAGAGAGATGCAG ACACAGCAGGAGACGACACTTCAGAAGCCCACAAAGGACCAGGACCAGCAGTTTACAGTCCTTCTCGATACAGCTACCAG CTCCTGCAGTCTGACAGTCCCCAGGCAGAATCGCAGACCCTTCTCCAGCAGAGTTCCTCCCCCTACAGAGGACACCTTACTCCATCTCCTGGATACAGCTAtcgagcagcagcacagaggacaGGACATAGCCTTTCTCATGGTTCCTCGGAAACATCCTTCTCCTCCACCTCGTACTCCAGCCCTGCCCACTCGGTCTCCACAGACTCCTCTGCCCTGTTTGCAGGGAATTCGGGGTAttacagcagccagcagcactcTGGCAGTGGCAGTGGCAGCCTCCTGAAGAagagctgccctgctgctgccagcccagcacagcagaCAGCTGTGGACTCTCTTTCCTCTGAGTCgggctcccagccctgcacaggTGCGTCGGGCTCCACCTCCGCTCCCCAAAGTGCTAGGTCACTACAGTCAGACTTGCGGACTATCAGTCTACCGAATTCTGGTCAGTCTGTTCTCTACCAGGGCTCCCGGGGGGCAGTGATTTCTAATGCACAACACTATCCACACCGTGGGGGAAGCAGTGTCCATCAGTACAGACTTCAGCAGCTTCAAGGTTCTGGAGTAAAGACTCAAACAGGACTTTCCTAG
- the SETD5 gene encoding histone-lysine N-methyltransferase SETD5 isoform X2, which produces MSRGKVIRLRRRKQDNVSGGDSSATESWDEELSPSTVLYTATQHTPTSITLTVNRVRRSKPKKRKRSTEKARTAPKAKKIKNSPSEAHALDENTAEGWENRIRLWTDQYEEAFTNQYSADVQNLLERHLNSNKEYVGKTAMLDTINKTELACNNTVIGSQMQLQLGRVTRVQKHRKILRAARDLALDTLIIEYRGKVMLRQQFEVNGHFFKKPYPFVLFYSKFNGVEMCVDARTFGNDARFIRRSCTPNAEVRHVIADGMIHLCIYAVATIAKDTEVTIAFDYEYNICNYKVDCACHKGNRNCPVQKRSPNAAEHLPPPVLGTLIGAETRRRKARRKELEMEQQGIASDENSSQQMEEVPEGPAAVSDNEVAEKEEKQEGEKEEPVDEQGALVHSRRSREDRKVEAIMHMFENLEKRKRRREQPSDRNSTDAEISTNSEAPELEEIKTETPETEDGSSALSAAAPNVSNSNSNTGVNTRRSSQVVDAVPEKTVTKPAPAKPSRPRPKSRFSRYRTSSAQRLRRQKQASSQQAELAQAVPEEGSTASLVTTTDVSNVEGPGEGRQLMGSDPTAILAAGSQSNRAAVKYPKTKKYLVTEWLNDKAEKQECPIECPLRITTDPTVLATTLNMLPGLIHSPLICTTPKHYIRFGSPFNPERRRRPFLLDGIYSSCKKRWIKQALEEGMTQTSPAPQENRTQCLYQSNENSSSSSICKDDTDLLSPLKKWKSRYLMEQNVKKLLRPLSPITPPPPLPLVPGSVSPQLATPCSSLPGEEESRNGYGMMFSPIPSLAASRCNTPLQFENVSSPESSPAHRPESMSPELCLRSDLDLKGGYLDSSANTCPERPSLLSFGSSDLAPQPSINSTSEMNFPGKSGEAQMLLRSSDQAFRTEFNLMYAFSPLNAMPRVDGLLRGSAPLGERKPMNSEAGCCSSPAEGYFSRQESGLLKETVHGSMSPCSERACEGVRSAPQNPPQRKKVSLLEYRKRKQEAKEGGDSMRCTGTPTRQGSSSSVTDTDGNSLPGSVVRTPSSPQSGFSPSHPSLPHVEDISPPDSRGASSSTSLSKSQENISSRWMVPTSVERLREGRGILEKVLRSGAKVSQRNESSPTCDSAVERDADTAGDDTSEAHKGPGPAVYSPSRYSYQLLQSDSPQAESQTLLQQSSSPYRGHLTPSPGYSYRAAAQRTGHSLSHGSSETSFSSTSYSSPAHSVSTDSSALFAGNSGYYSSQQHSGSGSGSLLKKSCPAAASPAQQTAVDSLSSESGSQPCTGASGSTSAPQSARSLQSDLRTISLPNSGQSVLYQGSRGAVISNAQHYPHRGGSSVHQYRLQQLQGSGVKTQTGLS; this is translated from the exons AATTCCCCTTCTGAAGCACATGCCTTGGatgaaaacacagctgaaggGTGGGAGAATCGCATACGACTCTGGACAGATCAGTACGAAGAAGCCTTTACTAACCAGTACAGTGCTGATGTACAGAACTTGTTGGAGCGTCATCTAAACTCTAATAAAGAATACGTGGGGAAAACTGCTATGCTGGACACAATCAACAAAACAGAGTTGGCCTGCAATAATACTGTTATTGGGTCCCAGATGCAG ctgcagctgggaagggtGACTCGTGTTCAGAAGCACCGGAAGATCCTGAGGGCAGCAAGAGACTTGGCACTAGATACCCTCATAATTGAGTATCGAGGGAAGGTTATGTTACGACAGCAATTCGAGGTCAATGGGCATTTCTTCAAAAA GCCATATCCCTTTGTGCTGTTCTACTCCAAGTTCAATGGCGTTGAAATGTGTGTTGATGCCCGCACCTTTGGTAATGATGCCAGGTTCATCAGGCGTTCCTGCACTCCAAATGCAGAG GTTCGTCATGTGATTGCTGATGGGATGATCCACCTGTGTATCTATGCTGTTGCCACCATTGCCAAGGACACAGAGGTTACCATCGCCTTTGACTATGAGTACAACATCTG CAACTATAAAGTGGACTGTGCGTGTCACAAGGGGAACCGGAATTGCCCTGTGCAGAAACGTAGCCCAAATGCTGCAGAACACCTACCTCCACCTGTTTTAGGCACACTGATTGGGGCAGAAACACGCCGGCGAAAAGCCCGTCGAAAGGAACTAGAAATGGAACAGCAGGGCATTGCATCAGATGAGAACAGCAGTCAACAAATGGAGGAAGTTCCTGAGGGACCTGCAGCAGTCAGTGACAATGAG GtggcagagaaggaggagaaacaagaaggggagaaggaggagccTGTAGATGAACAGGGAGCCTTGGTCCACAGCCGCCGG TCCCGGGAAGACAGGAAGGTAGAAGCCATCATGCACATGTTTGAAaacttggaaaagagaaagaggagacgAGAGCAACCATCAGACCGTAACAGTACTGATGCTGAAATCAGCACCAATTCTGAAGCTCCTGAgctggaggaaataaaaacagagactCCTGAAACTGAAGATGGAAGTTCAgcactgagtgctgctgctccAAATGTTTCTAACAGTAACAGCAATACTGGGGTGAACACACGACGGTCTTCACAAGTAGTG GATGCTGTCCCTGAAAAAACAGTTACTAAGCCAGCTCCAGCCAAACCCTCCAGACCCCGACCGAAAAGTCGCTTCTCTCGATACCGGACCAGTTCAGCACAAAGACTGAGAAGGCAGAAACAAGCCAGTTCCCAGCAAGCTGAACTCGCACAGGCTGTCCCAGAGGAAGGAAGCACTGCCAGCTTGGTAACCACAACAGATGTCAGCAATGTAGAAGGTCCAGGAGAAGGCAGACAGTTGATGGGATCTGACCCAACTGCTATCCTGGCTGCAGGATCTCAGTCTAATCGAGCTGCAGTAAAGTACCCCAAAACTAAAAAG TATCTTGTTACAGAATGGCTGAATGACaaggcagaaaagcaggagtGCCCTATTGAATGCCCTCTGCGCATTACTACAGACCCAACAGTTTTGGCAACTACCTTAAATATGTTGCCAGGTCTCATCCACTCTCCGCTGATTTGTACCACACCTAAACACTACATTCGTTTTGGTTCACCTTTCAATCCTGAGAGACGTCGAAGGCCCTTTCTGTTGGATGGAATTTACAGTTCCTGTAAAAAG CGCTGGATCAAACAAGCCCTGGAAGAGGGGATGACTCAGACCTCACCAGCTCCGCAAGAGAACAGAACCCAGTGTCTATACCAAAGTAACGAGAACAGCAGTTCTTCCAGCATCTGCAAAGATGACACAG ACTTGCTGAGTCCCCTGAAGAAATGGAAGTCTCGCTACTTGATGGAGCAGAATGTTAAGAAGTTGCTGAGGCCGCTGTCTCCCATCactcctccacctcccctcccTTTGGTTCCTGGCTCAGTGAGCCCACAGCTGGCTACACCCTGCTCATCACTgccaggagaggaggagagtcGCAATGGTTATGGCATGATGTTCTCACCAATTCCTTCTCTGGCTGCTAGTCGCTGCAATACTCCACTACAGTTTGAG AACGTATCCTCCCCTGAGAGTTCCCCTGCGCATAGGCCTGAGTCCATGTCACCTGAG ctctgccttcGATCCGACCTGGATTTGAAGGGTGGGTACCTGGATTCCAGTGCAAACACCTGCCCAGAACGGCCATCGCtgctcagctttggatcctcTGATCTGGCTCCACAACCCTCCATAAACTCTACTTCAGAGATGAACTTCCCAGGGAAAAGTGGGGAAGCACAGATGCTGCTACGAAGCTCTGATCAGGCTTTTCGGACAGAGTTTAATTTAATGTATGCCTTCTCCCCATTGAACGCTATGCCACGTGTAGATGGGTTGTTGCGGGGATCTGCTCCTTTGGGAGAGAGGAAGCCAATGAATTCGGAAGCAGGATgctgcagctctcctgctgAAGGATATTTCAGCAGACAAGAGTCAGGGCTGCTTAAAGAGACAGTGCATGGATCCATGTCTCCCTGCAGCGAGAGGGCTTGTGAAGGCGTCAGATCTGCTCCCCAGAATCCACCACAAAGGAAGAAG gtATCTCTACTAGAATACCGCAAGCGGAAACAAGAAGCCAAGGAGGGAGGCGATTCAATGCGATGTACAGGGACTCCTACCCGACAGGGCAGCAGCAGTTCTGTGACTGACACAGATGGCAACAGCCTGCCGGGTTCCGTAGTACGAACCCCGTCCTCCCCACAAAGTGGCTTCTCCCCTTCtcatccctccctgcctcatGTAGAGGACATCAGCCCACCAGACTCGAGGGGGGCTAGTTCCTCAACATCACTCAGCAAATCCCAGGAGAACATCAGCAGTAGGTG GATGGTCCCAACATCAGTGGAGAGGCTTCGAGAGGGCCGAGGCATACTTGAGAAGGTGCTGCGTAGTGGTGCAAAGGTATCCCAGAGAAATGAATCCTCACCTACCTGTGACAGTGCTGTTGAGAGAGATGCAG ACACAGCAGGAGACGACACTTCAGAAGCCCACAAAGGACCAGGACCAGCAGTTTACAGTCCTTCTCGATACAGCTACCAG CTCCTGCAGTCTGACAGTCCCCAGGCAGAATCGCAGACCCTTCTCCAGCAGAGTTCCTCCCCCTACAGAGGACACCTTACTCCATCTCCTGGATACAGCTAtcgagcagcagcacagaggacaGGACATAGCCTTTCTCATGGTTCCTCGGAAACATCCTTCTCCTCCACCTCGTACTCCAGCCCTGCCCACTCGGTCTCCACAGACTCCTCTGCCCTGTTTGCAGGGAATTCGGGGTAttacagcagccagcagcactcTGGCAGTGGCAGTGGCAGCCTCCTGAAGAagagctgccctgctgctgccagcccagcacagcagaCAGCTGTGGACTCTCTTTCCTCTGAGTCgggctcccagccctgcacaggTGCGTCGGGCTCCACCTCCGCTCCCCAAAGTGCTAGGTCACTACAGTCAGACTTGCGGACTATCAGTCTACCGAATTCTGGTCAGTCTGTTCTCTACCAGGGCTCCCGGGGGGCAGTGATTTCTAATGCACAACACTATCCACACCGTGGGGGAAGCAGTGTCCATCAGTACAGACTTCAGCAGCTTCAAGGTTCTGGAGTAAAGACTCAAACAGGACTTTCCTAG